A stretch of Exiguobacterium sp. BMC-KP DNA encodes these proteins:
- a CDS encoding LacI family DNA-binding transcriptional regulator: MTGIKDIAKAAGVSISTVSYALNGSTKVTEKTRQRIMKIAEELNYIPNAAARTLKTRKTHIIGAFLGDYSGSFYGELLKGINHELSETGYELIVCNGPESHRLMTERIVDGGIILGHRFTQEQILGFADRGHPLTILDRNIDHPNISCVLLDNEMGMRQAMQTILATKPGCIHLVDGPEDNHDAFERRAVVLEQADLAGITVRKWEGGFTKRSGIRAASEILEELQDGDAIICLNDDMALGVYDVLQNTSFRIGLDVSLTGFDKLEVTNYTQPKIASVSYSKLDWGKSAARALLQLIDKRERTNAKIDSKFIVAGSVLQKK, encoded by the coding sequence ATGACAGGAATTAAGGATATTGCAAAAGCAGCGGGCGTCTCGATTTCGACCGTTTCCTACGCGTTGAATGGGAGTACGAAAGTAACAGAGAAAACACGGCAACGAATCATGAAAATCGCGGAAGAGTTGAATTACATTCCGAATGCTGCTGCTAGAACATTAAAGACACGAAAGACCCATATCATCGGCGCCTTTCTTGGTGACTATTCAGGATCATTTTATGGTGAACTGTTAAAAGGAATCAATCACGAGTTATCGGAAACAGGATATGAGTTAATCGTCTGTAATGGACCGGAATCCCACCGCTTAATGACAGAACGCATCGTTGATGGCGGAATTATTTTAGGTCATCGTTTCACACAAGAACAAATTCTTGGGTTTGCTGATCGGGGACACCCGTTGACGATTCTTGATCGAAACATTGATCATCCGAACATTAGTTGTGTCTTGCTTGATAATGAGATGGGCATGCGACAAGCGATGCAAACGATCCTCGCAACAAAGCCGGGCTGTATTCATCTCGTCGATGGACCGGAAGATAACCATGATGCTTTCGAGCGTCGCGCTGTCGTTTTAGAACAGGCTGATCTAGCGGGTATTACAGTTCGTAAATGGGAGGGTGGATTTACGAAACGTTCTGGTATTCGGGCTGCAAGCGAAATTCTTGAAGAGTTACAGGACGGAGATGCCATCATTTGTTTGAATGATGATATGGCACTTGGAGTGTATGACGTGTTACAAAATACATCATTTCGAATCGGTCTTGATGTATCGCTTACGGGGTTCGATAAGCTTGAGGTCACGAATTATACACAACCGAAAATCGCAAGTGTCAGCTATTCGAAATTAGATTGGGGAAAATCTGCTGCCCGTGCATTACTTCAATTAATTGATAAACGAGAACGAACGAATGCAAAAATTGACTCGAAGTTCATCGTGGCAGGATCTGTCCTCCAAAAGAAATAA